Proteins from a genomic interval of Microvirgula aerodenitrificans DSM 15089:
- a CDS encoding YfjI family protein — translation MTNDFYLDFDTPRFPIRQLPQLLREAVSEVQLIIQAPIPLIVSSALSALSLVCQGRTNVRMPTGSCVPTSLMLLCIAESGERKSTTENIFLAPIRAFQIAKHESYQIRRREWEVQASIWETKERALLKAIAKKMQNNEETVAEEQLLKELAAQKPTAPRSFKMLFDDTSSAALFSSLSTDLPSVGLISSEGASILKSQAFSDFPKLNAMWSGDTITVNRAKGGQNYSLHDCRLTVSVMVQPAPFEAYMKQQGDVTTGAGLWARFLVCKPTSTQGQRFQGHTPPLQEHQKQFTDRLTEILEQNIVLLEKSENEKNVVEFSDDAQNLWRDVSDWIEAEIAKGGLYAEAKGHASKLAENIARVAALFHVIEGTSGPILVKTLDSAIATCLWFSRQYINIFVPIPQEQIDAEELGTWLDERWERSTRPIEKNYILKFGPSKMRRDQRMSKAISVLEKAGAIRVYRESRFGRTNNRIYYTEFVEPGPNSHLIIPLSFYKGNYNF, via the coding sequence ATGACGAATGATTTTTATTTGGATTTTGATACGCCTCGCTTCCCCATTCGCCAGCTACCTCAGCTACTTCGAGAGGCAGTCTCAGAAGTACAGCTCATCATACAGGCTCCAATTCCTCTGATTGTGTCGAGTGCTCTCAGTGCTCTATCACTCGTCTGCCAGGGAAGAACAAATGTTCGTATGCCAACAGGGTCCTGCGTGCCCACCTCCCTGATGCTGCTCTGCATCGCAGAGTCAGGTGAACGAAAATCCACGACAGAGAACATTTTTCTAGCTCCCATCCGAGCTTTTCAGATAGCTAAACATGAAAGTTATCAAATACGGAGGAGAGAGTGGGAGGTTCAAGCCAGCATTTGGGAAACCAAAGAACGGGCGCTCCTGAAAGCCATAGCCAAGAAAATGCAGAACAACGAGGAAACCGTAGCAGAAGAACAACTACTGAAAGAGCTCGCAGCACAGAAGCCCACGGCACCTCGCTCATTCAAGATGCTATTCGATGACACGAGCTCAGCCGCCCTATTCTCCAGTCTCAGCACAGACCTACCATCGGTGGGACTGATATCAAGTGAGGGAGCAAGCATCTTGAAAAGCCAAGCGTTCAGCGACTTCCCGAAGCTGAATGCCATGTGGAGCGGTGACACCATTACCGTTAATCGTGCAAAAGGAGGGCAAAATTATAGCCTTCATGACTGCCGGTTGACTGTATCAGTCATGGTGCAACCAGCCCCCTTTGAGGCCTACATGAAGCAGCAAGGAGATGTCACGACAGGAGCAGGTCTATGGGCGCGCTTCCTCGTTTGTAAACCCACATCAACTCAGGGGCAACGTTTTCAGGGACACACCCCTCCATTACAAGAACATCAGAAGCAATTTACTGACCGTCTAACCGAAATACTGGAGCAAAATATAGTCCTACTTGAAAAATCTGAAAATGAAAAGAACGTGGTTGAGTTTTCAGATGATGCGCAAAATTTATGGAGGGATGTTTCTGACTGGATAGAGGCTGAAATCGCAAAGGGTGGTCTATATGCTGAAGCAAAGGGCCATGCTTCAAAGCTGGCAGAAAATATTGCTAGGGTAGCTGCACTTTTCCATGTCATCGAAGGCACATCAGGCCCGATCCTAGTAAAAACGCTAGACAGTGCCATCGCCACCTGCCTATGGTTTTCAAGGCAATATATAAATATATTTGTACCAATCCCTCAAGAACAGATAGATGCAGAAGAGTTAGGGACATGGCTAGATGAAAGATGGGAAAGGTCCACCCGTCCAATAGAAAAAAATTACATTCTCAAGTTTGGCCCAAGCAAAATGAGGAGGGACCAAAGAATGAGCAAAGCCATTTCTGTCCTAGAAAAGGCTGGGGCCATTCGCGTTTACAGGGAATCACGATTCGGTAGAACAAACAATCGCATATACTATACTGAGTTCGTTGAGCCAGGACCAAATAGTCACTTAATAATCCCACTTTCTTTTTACAAGGGAAATTATAATTTCTAA
- a CDS encoding triphosphoribosyl-dephospho-CoA synthase produces the protein MNGFVLNRSVPLALRIADLAVRALVDEAELTPKPGLVDQRGSGAHRDLTLDLMRRSAHALHDGFARMGEAAAHAEADLALREAVGRIGREAEADMMRVTGGVNTHRGAIWALGLLSAAAAMQPADLMAANVARRAASLACLADRFSQPQASNGERMRTRYGVPGARGEAQQAFPHVIDIGLPALRASRAAGQPEDVARLDALIAILARLHDTCVLSRGGEAALRDAQSLARDILRAGGTGSLQGQHLLYRLELNMLAHNASPGGAADLLAATLFLDALERQVTM, from the coding sequence ATGAACGGATTCGTCCTGAATCGCTCGGTGCCGCTGGCGCTGCGCATCGCTGACCTGGCCGTCCGTGCCCTGGTCGACGAGGCGGAACTGACGCCGAAGCCGGGCCTGGTGGACCAGCGCGGCAGCGGCGCTCACCGTGATCTGACGCTGGATCTGATGCGGCGCTCGGCCCATGCCCTGCATGACGGCTTTGCCCGGATGGGCGAGGCAGCGGCCCATGCCGAAGCCGATCTGGCGCTGCGCGAAGCGGTGGGCCGGATCGGTCGCGAGGCCGAGGCCGACATGATGCGCGTCACCGGCGGGGTGAACACCCACCGGGGTGCCATCTGGGCACTGGGGCTGCTGAGCGCGGCTGCCGCCATGCAGCCGGCGGATCTGATGGCGGCGAATGTCGCCCGGCGGGCGGCCTCGCTGGCTTGCCTGGCGGACCGCTTCAGTCAGCCGCAGGCCAGCAACGGCGAACGCATGCGCACGCGGTATGGCGTGCCGGGCGCGCGCGGCGAGGCGCAGCAGGCCTTTCCGCATGTGATCGACATCGGTCTGCCGGCATTGCGCGCCAGTCGCGCCGCCGGCCAGCCGGAAGACGTCGCCCGCCTCGATGCGCTGATTGCGATTCTTGCCCGCCTGCATGACACCTGCGTGCTGTCGCGCGGTGGCGAGGCGGCGCTGCGGGACGCTCAGTCGCTGGCGCGCGACATCCTGCGCGCTGGCGGCACAGGCAGCCTGCAAGGACAACATCTGTTGTACCGCCTTGAACTGAACATGCTGGCTCACAACGCATCGCCCGGCGGGGCGGCGGACCTTCTGGCCGCCACGCTGTTTCTCGATGCGCTGGAGCGGCAAGTCACTATGTAA
- a CDS encoding LysR family transcriptional regulator: MAPNIRPFTFTPARGGFQMKERIDEKITFRKLEVLLAFMQTGNLARIAEQMDTTAVSIHRALHSLEEGLGCPLFRNEGRNLVPTQAARVLAQVAGEVIEHMERGMEMTRQEAGLSSSLLRIGSLYSLTSQVMPQVLMDLKLRRPALQVELVLGSNDSLRAKLLAGQIDAAIMGFEEGDGKFECVPLFDDEVFFAVPGHSAFADAETIDLQAFSDVDYVSLSDGFVTYRRFQDAFNVAGFSPKVVARVGDIYSLMNLVAGGVGYTLLPGRVRGVFGDRVKLVPLAPRYRMRQEIGLVYLHARERDANLLSLAAACRMTANQLYPQAHAE, from the coding sequence ATGGCACCGAACATTCGGCCGTTCACTTTCACCCCAGCGCGAGGCGGTTTCCAGATGAAGGAACGGATTGACGAGAAAATTACCTTCCGCAAGCTGGAGGTGCTGCTGGCCTTCATGCAGACCGGCAATCTGGCCAGAATCGCGGAGCAGATGGATACGACGGCTGTCAGCATCCATCGTGCGCTGCACTCGCTGGAGGAAGGGCTCGGGTGTCCGCTGTTTCGCAATGAAGGACGCAATCTGGTGCCCACGCAGGCGGCCAGGGTGCTGGCGCAGGTGGCCGGCGAGGTCATCGAGCATATGGAGCGCGGGATGGAGATGACGCGGCAGGAAGCCGGACTGTCCTCCTCGCTGCTGCGTATCGGTTCCCTGTATTCGCTGACGTCCCAGGTGATGCCGCAGGTGCTGATGGATCTCAAACTGCGCCGCCCGGCGCTGCAGGTGGAGCTGGTGCTCGGTTCCAACGATAGCCTGAGGGCCAAATTGCTGGCCGGCCAGATCGACGCTGCCATCATGGGCTTCGAGGAAGGTGACGGGAAATTCGAGTGTGTGCCGCTGTTCGATGATGAAGTGTTTTTCGCCGTGCCGGGCCATTCGGCGTTCGCCGATGCCGAAACCATTGATCTGCAGGCTTTTTCCGACGTCGATTATGTTTCGCTGTCCGATGGCTTCGTCACTTACCGGCGGTTTCAGGACGCGTTCAATGTGGCCGGTTTTTCCCCGAAGGTGGTAGCGCGCGTCGGTGATATCTACTCGCTGATGAACCTGGTGGCGGGAGGGGTCGGCTATACCCTGTTGCCAGGGCGGGTACGCGGGGTGTTTGGTGACCGGGTGAAACTGGTGCCGCTCGCACCGCGCTACCGCATGCGGCAAGAGATCGGTCTGGTCTACCTGCATGCGCGCGAGCGCGATGCCAATCTGCTGTCGCTGGCCGCCGCATGCCGGATGACGGCCAATCAGCTTTATCCGCAAGCCCATGCCGAGTGA
- a CDS encoding AEC family transporter: MGYFILKALAPIFVILALGYWAGKAKLVDNANVAILNIFLMDFALPGGLFLATVQTPWAGIVKQVPLVAVLTLSMWVVYAIVYFVSAKVCRKPLGDTAVLSLTVALPNYAALGLPILNGVLGESATTSLNVAIAIACGSVLMTPICLMMLEAAKAQASGAPRLPMTSALPRLMWASMKKPLVFGPILGVIGSALLGAADLKAPELLLVAFKPLGAASLAAALFLTGVILSARKLKINGVVIFSAVLKNLVQPFIAWGIALAFGLDPVIVVAGVLLVALSAGFFGVVFGNRYGIQSPDGEGALLVSTAAFIVTIPLFIVLTAPLLQP; this comes from the coding sequence ATGGGCTATTTCATTCTCAAGGCGCTTGCACCGATTTTCGTCATCCTTGCGCTCGGCTACTGGGCCGGCAAGGCCAAGCTGGTCGACAACGCCAATGTGGCGATCCTGAACATTTTCCTGATGGACTTCGCCCTGCCTGGCGGTCTGTTCCTGGCCACGGTGCAAACGCCGTGGGCCGGCATCGTCAAGCAGGTGCCGCTGGTTGCGGTACTGACGCTGTCGATGTGGGTGGTGTACGCCATTGTGTATTTCGTGTCTGCAAAAGTGTGCCGCAAGCCGCTTGGCGATACGGCGGTGCTGTCGCTGACCGTGGCCTTGCCGAACTATGCGGCCCTGGGCCTGCCCATTCTCAACGGTGTGCTGGGGGAAAGCGCGACGACGTCGCTGAATGTGGCCATCGCCATTGCCTGCGGCTCCGTGCTGATGACGCCGATCTGCCTGATGATGCTGGAAGCAGCCAAGGCCCAGGCCAGTGGCGCGCCGCGTCTGCCGATGACCAGCGCCCTGCCGCGCCTGATGTGGGCCTCGATGAAAAAGCCGCTGGTGTTCGGTCCGATCCTTGGCGTGATCGGTTCGGCACTGCTGGGTGCGGCTGACCTGAAGGCACCGGAGCTGCTGCTGGTGGCATTCAAGCCGCTTGGCGCCGCTTCGCTGGCCGCCGCGCTGTTCCTGACCGGGGTGATCCTGTCGGCCCGCAAGCTCAAGATCAATGGCGTGGTGATTTTCAGCGCGGTGCTGAAGAACCTTGTGCAGCCGTTCATCGCCTGGGGGATCGCTCTCGCGTTCGGCCTGGATCCGGTCATCGTCGTGGCGGGTGTGCTGCTGGTCGCCCTGTCTGCCGGCTTCTTTGGTGTGGTGTTCGGCAACCGCTATGGCATCCAGTCGCCCGATGGAGA
- a CDS encoding integrase core domain-containing protein: TWAHQRGVLLRQIEPGKPNQNAYIESFNGRFRDECLNEHWFTTLAHARVVIEVWRREYNDERPKRCLGGLTPSAYAKQLAGKPATLTTGL; encoded by the coding sequence ACCTGGGCGCATCAGCGCGGAGTACTGCTGCGGCAAATCGAGCCTGGCAAGCCAAACCAGAATGCCTACATCGAGTCGTTCAACGGACGGTTTCGGGACGAGTGTCTGAACGAGCACTGGTTCACCACTTTGGCTCATGCCCGTGTCGTCATCGAGGTGTGGAGACGGGAGTACAACGACGAGAGACCAAAGAGGTGTTTGGGTGGGCTGACACCGTCAGCCTATGCGAAGCAGTTAGCCGGAAAACCGGCTACATTAACCACCGGGCTCTAA
- a CDS encoding helix-turn-helix domain-containing protein, with amino-acid sequence MNSPIEKYLSTNCLLLTTNQAAEMLNFKPQTLRKWASTGAYPSGLKPQKIGGSLRWPIEQVTALVMDKGQKNDE; translated from the coding sequence ATGAACTCCCCCATCGAGAAGTACCTCAGCACCAATTGCCTGCTATTGACCACGAATCAAGCAGCAGAGATGTTGAATTTCAAACCCCAGACGCTACGCAAGTGGGCATCTACAGGCGCATATCCATCCGGCCTTAAACCCCAGAAGATTGGTGGATCTCTGCGTTGGCCAATCGAGCAAGTTACTGCACTTGTGATGGATAAGGGGCAAAAAAATGACGAATGA
- a CDS encoding malonate decarboxylase subunit delta, whose product METIRFEYPAQQPVAGRVQVGVVGSGDLEVLIEPGHAGRTTIVVNTSVDGAASRWQALFDRMFAERSGEAAMQVEINDFGATPGVVRMRLEQGMEIVARAAGK is encoded by the coding sequence ATGGAAACCATCAGATTTGAATACCCGGCCCAACAGCCGGTGGCCGGTCGCGTGCAGGTCGGCGTGGTCGGGAGTGGCGATCTTGAGGTCCTGATCGAGCCGGGTCACGCCGGCCGGACCACGATTGTCGTCAACACCTCGGTGGATGGTGCCGCCAGCCGCTGGCAGGCCCTGTTCGACCGGATGTTCGCCGAGCGGTCCGGGGAGGCCGCCATGCAGGTCGAAATCAATGACTTCGGCGCCACGCCGGGCGTCGTGCGCATGCGCCTGGAGCAGGGCATGGAAATCGTCGCCCGTGCGGCCGGAAAGTGA
- a CDS encoding tyrosine-type recombinase/integrase yields the protein MARIRFTIGLVEKACCEPGKSQAFLWDTDAPGLGLRITQSGAKAYIFQSRIHANTVRVTIGSVDSWRLDAPAKSQDNSARKEARRLQTLCDAGIDPRDEKQDKKAESAARKARVERQRVTLREVWPSYIAANAHRWSDKHKRSHESLAHEGGLPRVRSKAKVTIAGPLASLLDVRLADLDADRLESWLQTESVTRPTTAALAFRLLRACVNWCEEQPEFTKLIPDNATHAKKVRTALPTPRTKDDCMQREQLSAWFKAIRELNNPIQSAYLQALLLTGARREELAALRWSEVDFKWNSLTIRDKVEGERTIPLTPYVASLLQGLSRENEWVFSSTTAASGHIVEPRIGHNKALAAAGLPPLTLHGLRRSFGTLSEWVECPVGIVAQIMGHKPSALAEKHYRRRPLDLLRMWHIRIETWILTNAQISQNVKGITSK from the coding sequence ATGGCCCGAATCAGATTCACCATCGGCCTTGTCGAGAAGGCCTGCTGTGAACCGGGCAAAAGCCAAGCCTTTCTGTGGGACACCGACGCCCCGGGTCTTGGACTCCGCATTACACAGAGCGGCGCCAAAGCCTACATCTTTCAGAGTAGGATTCATGCAAACACAGTACGCGTCACAATTGGCAGTGTAGACAGCTGGCGCCTGGATGCTCCCGCCAAAAGCCAGGACAACAGTGCGCGCAAAGAAGCACGTCGACTACAAACCCTGTGCGATGCTGGCATCGACCCCCGCGACGAGAAGCAAGACAAAAAGGCGGAATCAGCCGCCAGAAAGGCACGTGTAGAACGCCAGCGCGTCACCTTGCGCGAAGTTTGGCCGAGCTATATCGCAGCCAACGCTCATCGCTGGAGCGACAAACACAAGAGATCCCACGAAAGCCTGGCTCACGAAGGAGGGCTTCCTCGGGTCCGCTCCAAAGCAAAAGTCACAATTGCCGGCCCCCTCGCCTCACTGCTGGATGTGCGGCTGGCTGACCTTGATGCCGACCGGCTGGAATCCTGGCTACAAACGGAAAGCGTCACTCGACCGACTACAGCAGCCCTCGCCTTTCGCCTGCTGCGCGCATGCGTGAATTGGTGCGAAGAACAGCCAGAGTTCACCAAGCTAATTCCCGACAATGCCACTCACGCCAAGAAAGTTCGGACAGCACTGCCTACGCCCAGAACAAAAGATGACTGCATGCAGCGCGAGCAGCTCTCCGCCTGGTTCAAAGCTATTCGTGAGCTCAACAACCCGATTCAGTCAGCCTACCTGCAAGCTCTCCTGCTCACTGGCGCCCGCCGTGAAGAGTTGGCAGCGCTGCGCTGGAGTGAGGTCGACTTCAAATGGAACAGCTTGACCATCCGTGACAAGGTTGAAGGAGAACGCACCATCCCGTTGACTCCCTATGTGGCGAGTCTGCTGCAAGGTCTCTCACGAGAGAACGAGTGGGTATTCAGCAGTACGACCGCAGCGAGTGGGCACATCGTGGAACCTCGTATCGGCCACAACAAGGCGCTGGCTGCAGCAGGGCTACCGCCCCTCACCCTACACGGCTTGCGCCGTTCGTTTGGCACACTATCCGAGTGGGTTGAATGCCCGGTTGGCATCGTTGCCCAGATCATGGGGCATAAGCCTAGCGCTCTAGCAGAGAAGCACTATCGTCGTCGTCCTTTGGACTTGCTACGTATGTGGCACATAAGAATCGAAACATGGATCCTAACCAATGCACAGATATCGCAAAATGTCAAAGGCATTACTAGCAAGTAA
- the mdcE gene encoding biotin-independent malonate decarboxylase subunit gamma — protein MSEQHTNTAASQRGRVWFEALVAGGSPVAGLPDSVQAADIELAGRAARVIAVLPDPANRFPRARNGEVGLLEGWNVARAVSEAVKADADREDKRTLIAVVDVRSQAYGRREEAFGIHLALAAAGAAYANARQQGHPVVALIVGKAMSGGFLAHGYQANRLIALNDPKVLVHAMYQAAAARITLRTVEELEKLAATVAPMAYDIGNYAKLGLLWKLLDMEQADAPTADDLSQVRQTLTAAVADILSSPRDLSCRLGAETRAASARVRQLLRAQWA, from the coding sequence ATGAGCGAACAGCATACGAACACCGCCGCGTCGCAACGCGGGCGGGTCTGGTTTGAGGCGCTCGTCGCCGGCGGTTCGCCGGTCGCCGGGCTGCCGGACTCGGTACAGGCCGCCGATATCGAACTGGCTGGCCGCGCCGCTCGCGTCATTGCCGTGCTGCCGGATCCGGCAAACCGTTTCCCGCGCGCCAGAAACGGCGAAGTGGGGCTGCTGGAAGGCTGGAACGTCGCCCGGGCCGTCAGCGAGGCGGTCAAGGCCGATGCCGACCGTGAGGACAAGCGGACGCTGATCGCGGTCGTCGACGTGCGCAGCCAGGCCTATGGTCGCCGCGAAGAGGCGTTCGGCATTCACCTGGCGCTGGCTGCTGCCGGCGCTGCGTATGCGAATGCCCGCCAGCAAGGCCACCCGGTAGTGGCGCTGATCGTGGGCAAGGCCATGTCGGGCGGTTTCCTCGCCCATGGCTATCAGGCCAACCGCCTGATCGCCCTCAACGACCCGAAGGTGCTGGTGCATGCCATGTACCAGGCCGCCGCGGCGCGCATCACGCTGCGTACGGTCGAGGAACTGGAAAAGCTGGCTGCCACGGTGGCGCCGATGGCCTACGACATCGGCAACTACGCGAAGCTCGGCCTGCTGTGGAAGCTGCTGGACATGGAGCAGGCCGATGCACCGACTGCCGACGACCTGTCGCAGGTCCGCCAGACGCTGACCGCTGCCGTTGCCGACATCCTGAGCTCGCCGCGCGACCTGTCCTGCCGTCTTGGCGCCGAGACCCGGGCCGCTTCGGCCCGGGTGCGTCAGCTGTTGCGTGCGCAATGGGCCTGA
- a CDS encoding response regulator: MWVDDQPRNNSLLVATLEQRGAMIDTAQSTSEGVDKFKSKQYDIVISDMGRPESDKAGIDLAMKIRNLNPTVPFFIYCGSWAARNLKKEALDAGVTTITASGTTLLGSLPLANGG; the protein is encoded by the coding sequence TTGTGGGTTGATGATCAGCCCAGAAACAATAGCCTCTTAGTAGCAACACTTGAACAGCGAGGAGCCATGATTGACACCGCGCAGTCGACTTCGGAGGGTGTTGATAAATTTAAGTCAAAACAATACGATATTGTTATCTCCGACATGGGGCGCCCAGAGAGTGACAAAGCTGGAATTGACTTGGCTATGAAAATTAGAAATTTAAACCCCACTGTGCCATTCTTCATATATTGCGGCAGTTGGGCTGCTAGAAATCTGAAAAAAGAAGCGCTTGATGCAGGAGTAACTACAATTACTGCCTCAGGCACGACCTTATTAGGATCCCTTCCTCTTGCAAACGGCGGCTGA
- the mdcA gene encoding malonate decarboxylase subunit alpha gives MDTTQASSQAPVWNGRRNEKKRRLEALGKLANGRVIPTNRIVEALEILIAPGDRVVLEGNNQKQADFLSRALARVNPGKLHDLHMIMPSVGRPEHLDLFERGIARKLDFSFSGPQSLRISQLLEDDLLEIGAIHTYIELYARLFVDLIPNVALVAAYKADRHGNLYTGPSTEDTPPIVEAAAFKDGIVIAQVNELVEDESELPRVDIPGSWVDFVVVADQPFFIEPLFTRDPRLIKPVHVLMAMMAIRGIYERHQVQSLNHGLGFNTAAIELLLPTYGEKLGLKGKICKHWTLNPHPTLIPAIESGWVESVHCFGGELGMEEYIRARPDVFFTGADGSLRSNRAYCQMAGQYAVDMFIGSTLQMDADGHSSTVTRGRIAGFGGAPNMGHDPRGRRHATPAWLDLLQTDNPLERGKKLVVQMVETYQPGDKPTFVESLDAIDVAKAASMPLAPVMVYGDDVTHVLTEEGIAYLYKARSLEERREMIAAVAGVTPIGMRHDPKKTSEMRRQGLIALPEDLGVDRAEATRSQLAAKSIAELVEWSDGLYNPPARFRSW, from the coding sequence ATGGACACTACCCAGGCGTCTAGCCAGGCACCGGTATGGAATGGGCGGCGTAATGAGAAAAAACGCCGGCTCGAAGCCCTCGGCAAACTGGCAAATGGTCGGGTCATTCCGACCAACCGGATCGTTGAAGCGCTGGAAATCCTGATTGCGCCGGGGGACCGCGTGGTCCTGGAAGGCAACAATCAGAAGCAGGCCGATTTCCTGTCGCGCGCACTGGCCAGGGTCAACCCGGGCAAGCTGCATGATCTGCACATGATCATGCCGAGCGTCGGACGTCCGGAGCACCTCGACCTGTTCGAGCGCGGTATCGCCCGCAAGCTCGACTTCTCGTTCTCCGGCCCGCAAAGCCTGCGCATCAGCCAGTTGCTTGAAGACGATCTGCTCGAAATCGGTGCCATTCACACCTACATCGAACTGTATGCGCGCCTGTTCGTCGACCTGATCCCGAACGTGGCCCTGGTCGCCGCCTACAAGGCCGACCGTCACGGCAATCTGTATACCGGGCCCAGCACCGAAGACACGCCGCCCATTGTCGAAGCCGCCGCGTTCAAGGACGGTATCGTCATTGCCCAGGTCAATGAACTGGTCGAGGACGAGAGCGAACTGCCGCGCGTCGACATTCCGGGTTCGTGGGTGGATTTTGTTGTGGTTGCCGACCAGCCGTTCTTTATCGAACCGCTGTTCACCCGTGATCCGCGGCTGATCAAGCCCGTGCACGTGCTGATGGCCATGATGGCGATCCGCGGCATTTACGAGCGTCACCAGGTGCAGTCACTGAACCATGGCCTGGGCTTCAATACCGCCGCCATCGAACTGCTGCTGCCGACCTACGGTGAAAAGCTCGGTCTGAAGGGCAAGATCTGCAAGCACTGGACCCTGAACCCGCACCCGACGCTGATCCCGGCGATCGAATCGGGCTGGGTCGAGAGCGTGCACTGCTTCGGCGGCGAACTCGGCATGGAAGAGTATATCCGCGCGCGTCCCGACGTGTTCTTCACCGGCGCGGACGGTTCGCTGCGCTCCAACCGCGCCTATTGCCAGATGGCTGGCCAGTACGCGGTGGACATGTTTATCGGCTCCACACTGCAGATGGATGCCGACGGGCATTCCTCGACCGTGACCCGTGGCCGGATCGCCGGTTTCGGGGGCGCGCCGAACATGGGGCATGACCCGCGTGGCCGCCGCCATGCGACCCCGGCCTGGCTCGACCTGCTGCAGACCGACAACCCGCTGGAACGCGGCAAGAAGCTGGTCGTGCAGATGGTGGAAACCTACCAGCCCGGCGACAAGCCTACCTTTGTCGAAAGCCTCGATGCCATCGATGTGGCCAAGGCGGCCAGCATGCCGCTGGCACCGGTCATGGTCTACGGCGACGACGTGACCCACGTGCTGACCGAAGAAGGCATTGCCTATCTGTACAAGGCCCGCTCGCTGGAAGAACGACGCGAAATGATCGCGGCAGTGGCCGGTGTCACGCCAATCGGCATGCGCCATGACCCGAAAAAGACCTCCGAGATGCGCCGTCAGGGCCTGATTGCCCTGCCGGAGGACCTTGGCGTCGACCGGGCCGAAGCCACGCGCTCGCAACTGGCGGCCAAGAGCATCGCCGAGCTGGTCGAATGGTCCGACGGACTTTACAACCCGCCGGCCCGTTTCCGGAGCTGGTAA
- a CDS encoding biotin-independent malonate decarboxylase subunit beta, which yields MSKNRLSDSFIELSARERARALLDTGSMRELLDPFDRVTSPWLASQGIVTQADDGLVVARGTINGQSAVVLGIEGSFQGGSMGEVSGAKMAGALELAAEDNRNGIPTLAVLLLETGGVRLQEANLGLAAIAEIHAAIADLRRYQPVIGVIAGTVGCFGGMSVAAALCSYVVVTREARYGLNGPQVIEQEAGIAEYDSRDKPFIWSLSGGEQRHATGLADRYVADDVARMVDTVRELAAAGVPALPRDQRIDEFLALLDRIDVDTQPDSARVREIFGKGVKA from the coding sequence ATGAGCAAAAACCGGCTGTCGGACAGCTTTATTGAACTGAGCGCCCGCGAACGGGCGCGGGCGCTGCTGGATACGGGCAGCATGCGCGAGTTGCTGGACCCGTTCGATCGTGTGACCTCGCCGTGGCTGGCCTCGCAGGGCATCGTGACCCAGGCCGATGACGGCCTGGTGGTGGCGCGCGGGACCATCAATGGCCAGAGCGCCGTCGTGCTCGGCATCGAAGGCAGCTTCCAGGGCGGCAGCATGGGCGAAGTCTCCGGCGCGAAGATGGCCGGCGCACTCGAACTGGCTGCGGAAGACAATCGCAACGGTATCCCGACCCTGGCCGTGCTGCTGCTGGAAACCGGCGGCGTGCGGCTGCAGGAAGCCAATCTGGGGCTGGCGGCGATTGCCGAAATCCATGCTGCCATTGCCGATCTGCGTCGCTATCAGCCGGTGATCGGCGTGATTGCCGGTACCGTCGGCTGCTTTGGTGGCATGTCGGTGGCTGCCGCGCTGTGCAGCTATGTGGTGGTGACGCGCGAGGCGCGCTATGGGCTGAACGGTCCGCAGGTGATCGAGCAGGAAGCGGGCATTGCCGAATACGACTCGCGGGACAAGCCGTTCATCTGGAGCCTGTCCGGCGGCGAGCAGCGCCATGCCACCGGTCTGGCCGACCGTTACGTGGCGGACGATGTAGCACGCATGGTCGATACCGTGCGTGAACTGGCGGCAGCCGGTGTGCCGGCCCTGCCGCGTGACCAGCGTATCGACGAATTCCTGGCCCTGCTGGACCGTATCGATGTCGATACGCAGCCGGATAGCGCCCGGGTACGTGAAATCTTTGGCAAAGGAGTCAAGGCATGA